The Oncorhynchus tshawytscha isolate Ot180627B linkage group LG30, Otsh_v2.0, whole genome shotgun sequence genome includes a region encoding these proteins:
- the mogat3b gene encoding diacylglycerol O-acyltransferase 2 isoform X3, with translation MKQKKTKLKDFLENISVLQWILTFLLLGLACIGLMVYLMFTSLWPLPTLYFIWQLKDWHTPERGGRRTAFVRNWKMWKHVRDYFPMKLVKTAELNPNKNYILGCHPHGVMSMGAFTSFSTEACGFMDLFPGVRSCLCILGGIFKVPLYREYAMATGCYPVSKPSLEHLLSKSGKGNAVVIVIGGATESLLSLPGVNTVYMKQRKGFVRVALEFGADLVPVYSYGENNIFRQVIFTEDSVGWRLQQLFKKLMGFAPCLFVGECWFWMPYHCPVTTVVGSPIPVPKRPSPTQEEVDHYHGLYMEALAKLFHGHKASCGLSDSHELRII, from the exons ATGAAGCAGAAAAAGACTAAATTGAAGGATTTCCTTGAGAATATCAGTGTGCTGCAATGGATACTGACCTTCCTCTTATTAG GTCTGGCTTGTATTGGGTTGATGGTGTACCTTATGTTTACCTCTCTGTGGCCACTGCCTACTCTCTACTTCATATGGCAGTTGAAGGACTGGCACACACCTGAAAGAG GGGGCAGGAGAACTGCATTTGTGAGAAACTGGAAAATGTGGAAACATGTAAGGGACTACTTCCCAATGAAG TTGGTGAAGACAGCGGAGTTGAATCCAAACAAGAACTACATCTTAGGGTGTCATCCTCATGGGGTCATGAGTATGGGAGCCTTTACTTCTTTCAGCACTGAGGCCTGTGGCTTTATGGACCTCTTCCCTGGGGTGCGCTCCTGCCTCTGCATACTAGGTGGCATCTTCAAGGTCCCCCTCTACAGGGAATATGCCATGGCCACAG GTTGTTATCCAGTCAGCAAGCCCAGTCTAGAGCACCTTCTGTCTAAAAGTGGGAAAGGCAATGCGGTCGTAATTGTGATAGGGGGCGCTACTGAGTCTCTGCTGAGTCTGCCTGGGGTCAATACTGTGTATATGAAGCAGAGGAAAGGCTTTGTCCGGGTGGCCCTGGAGTTTGG GGCTGACCTGGTGCCTGTCTACTCGTATGGGGAGAACAATATCTTCCGCCAGGTGATCTTCACAGAGGACAGTGTAGGCTGGAGGTTGCAGCAACTCTTTAAGAAGCTCATGGGCTTTGCCCCCTGTCTGTTCGTGGGTGAATGCTGGTTCTGGATGCCTTACCACTGCCCTGTTACCACTGTCG TGGGTAGTCCTATCCCAGTGCCAAAGCGGCCTTCCCCCACTCAGGAGGAAGTGGATCACTACCATGGCCTCTACATGGAGGCCCTGGCCAAGCTCTTCCATGGACACAAGGCCAGCTGTGGACTCTCAGACAGCCACGAGTTGCGCATCATTTAG
- the mogat3b gene encoding diacylglycerol O-acyltransferase 2 isoform X2 — protein MVEGMKQKKTKLKDFLENISVLQWILTFLLLGLACIGLMVYLMFTSLWPLPTLYFIWQLKDWHTPERGGRRTAFVRNWKMWKHVRDYFPMKLVKTAELNPNKNYILGCHPHGVMSMGAFTSFSTEACGFMDLFPGVRSCLCILGGIFKVPLYREYAMATGCYPVSKPSLEHLLSKSGKGNAVVIVIGGATESLLSLPGVNTVYMKQRKGFVRVALEFGADLVPVYSYGENNIFRQVIFTEDSVGWRLQQLFKKLMGFAPCLFVGECWFWMPYHCPVTTVVGSPIPVPKRPSPTQEEVDHYHGLYMEALAKLFHGHKASCGLSDSHELRII, from the exons atg GTTGAAGGGATGAAGCAGAAAAAGACTAAATTGAAGGATTTCCTTGAGAATATCAGTGTGCTGCAATGGATACTGACCTTCCTCTTATTAG GTCTGGCTTGTATTGGGTTGATGGTGTACCTTATGTTTACCTCTCTGTGGCCACTGCCTACTCTCTACTTCATATGGCAGTTGAAGGACTGGCACACACCTGAAAGAG GGGGCAGGAGAACTGCATTTGTGAGAAACTGGAAAATGTGGAAACATGTAAGGGACTACTTCCCAATGAAG TTGGTGAAGACAGCGGAGTTGAATCCAAACAAGAACTACATCTTAGGGTGTCATCCTCATGGGGTCATGAGTATGGGAGCCTTTACTTCTTTCAGCACTGAGGCCTGTGGCTTTATGGACCTCTTCCCTGGGGTGCGCTCCTGCCTCTGCATACTAGGTGGCATCTTCAAGGTCCCCCTCTACAGGGAATATGCCATGGCCACAG GTTGTTATCCAGTCAGCAAGCCCAGTCTAGAGCACCTTCTGTCTAAAAGTGGGAAAGGCAATGCGGTCGTAATTGTGATAGGGGGCGCTACTGAGTCTCTGCTGAGTCTGCCTGGGGTCAATACTGTGTATATGAAGCAGAGGAAAGGCTTTGTCCGGGTGGCCCTGGAGTTTGG GGCTGACCTGGTGCCTGTCTACTCGTATGGGGAGAACAATATCTTCCGCCAGGTGATCTTCACAGAGGACAGTGTAGGCTGGAGGTTGCAGCAACTCTTTAAGAAGCTCATGGGCTTTGCCCCCTGTCTGTTCGTGGGTGAATGCTGGTTCTGGATGCCTTACCACTGCCCTGTTACCACTGTCG TGGGTAGTCCTATCCCAGTGCCAAAGCGGCCTTCCCCCACTCAGGAGGAAGTGGATCACTACCATGGCCTCTACATGGAGGCCCTGGCCAAGCTCTTCCATGGACACAAGGCCAGCTGTGGACTCTCAGACAGCCACGAGTTGCGCATCATTTAG
- the mogat3b gene encoding diacylglycerol O-acyltransferase 2 isoform X1, whose protein sequence is MTGKVEGMKQKKTKLKDFLENISVLQWILTFLLLGLACIGLMVYLMFTSLWPLPTLYFIWQLKDWHTPERGGRRTAFVRNWKMWKHVRDYFPMKLVKTAELNPNKNYILGCHPHGVMSMGAFTSFSTEACGFMDLFPGVRSCLCILGGIFKVPLYREYAMATGCYPVSKPSLEHLLSKSGKGNAVVIVIGGATESLLSLPGVNTVYMKQRKGFVRVALEFGADLVPVYSYGENNIFRQVIFTEDSVGWRLQQLFKKLMGFAPCLFVGECWFWMPYHCPVTTVVGSPIPVPKRPSPTQEEVDHYHGLYMEALAKLFHGHKASCGLSDSHELRII, encoded by the exons ATGACAGGAAAG GTTGAAGGGATGAAGCAGAAAAAGACTAAATTGAAGGATTTCCTTGAGAATATCAGTGTGCTGCAATGGATACTGACCTTCCTCTTATTAG GTCTGGCTTGTATTGGGTTGATGGTGTACCTTATGTTTACCTCTCTGTGGCCACTGCCTACTCTCTACTTCATATGGCAGTTGAAGGACTGGCACACACCTGAAAGAG GGGGCAGGAGAACTGCATTTGTGAGAAACTGGAAAATGTGGAAACATGTAAGGGACTACTTCCCAATGAAG TTGGTGAAGACAGCGGAGTTGAATCCAAACAAGAACTACATCTTAGGGTGTCATCCTCATGGGGTCATGAGTATGGGAGCCTTTACTTCTTTCAGCACTGAGGCCTGTGGCTTTATGGACCTCTTCCCTGGGGTGCGCTCCTGCCTCTGCATACTAGGTGGCATCTTCAAGGTCCCCCTCTACAGGGAATATGCCATGGCCACAG GTTGTTATCCAGTCAGCAAGCCCAGTCTAGAGCACCTTCTGTCTAAAAGTGGGAAAGGCAATGCGGTCGTAATTGTGATAGGGGGCGCTACTGAGTCTCTGCTGAGTCTGCCTGGGGTCAATACTGTGTATATGAAGCAGAGGAAAGGCTTTGTCCGGGTGGCCCTGGAGTTTGG GGCTGACCTGGTGCCTGTCTACTCGTATGGGGAGAACAATATCTTCCGCCAGGTGATCTTCACAGAGGACAGTGTAGGCTGGAGGTTGCAGCAACTCTTTAAGAAGCTCATGGGCTTTGCCCCCTGTCTGTTCGTGGGTGAATGCTGGTTCTGGATGCCTTACCACTGCCCTGTTACCACTGTCG TGGGTAGTCCTATCCCAGTGCCAAAGCGGCCTTCCCCCACTCAGGAGGAAGTGGATCACTACCATGGCCTCTACATGGAGGCCCTGGCCAAGCTCTTCCATGGACACAAGGCCAGCTGTGGACTCTCAGACAGCCACGAGTTGCGCATCATTTAG